A single genomic interval of Cucumis sativus cultivar 9930 chromosome 5, Cucumber_9930_V3, whole genome shotgun sequence harbors:
- the LOC101218466 gene encoding glutamate dehydrogenase 2: MNALAATNRNFRHAARILGLDSKIEKSLLIPFREIKVECTIPKDDGSLVSYVGFRVQHDNARGPMKGGIRYHPEVDPDEVNALAQLMTWKTAVADIPYGGAKGGIGCTPRELSMSELERLTRVFTQKIHDLIGIHTDIPAPDMGTNAQTMAWILDEYSKFHGHSPAVVTGKPLDLGGSLGRDAATGRGVVFATEALLAEHGMKIKDLTFVIQGFGNVGSWAARLIHERGGKVVAVSDITGAVTNPNGIDVPELIIHKEKTNSLVNFQGADGMDPNELLVHECDVLIPCALGGVLNRENAAGVRAKFIVEAANHPTDPEADEILSKKGVLILPDIYANAGGVTVSYFEWVQNIQGFMWDEEKVNKELQRYMTRAFYNIKSMCKSHDCSLRMGAFTLGVNRVARATLLRGWEA, translated from the exons ATGAACGCTCTAGCTGCTACCAATCGCAATTTCCGTCACGCGGCACGGATTCTGGGTTTAGACTCCAAGATCGAGAAGAGTCTTTTGATCCCATTTAGGGAAATCAAG GTTGAGTGTACGATTCCGAAGGATGATGGGAGTTTGGTGTCGTATGTGGGGTTTAGAGTTCAACATGATAATGCTCGTGGCCCTATGAAAGGAGGGATCAGATATCATCCTGAG GTCGACCCTGATGAAGTAAATGCTTTGGCTCAACTAATGACATGGAAGACTGCAGTAGCAGATATTCCTTATGGAGGTGCAAAGGGTGGGATTGGATGCACTCCACGAGAGTTGAGTATGAGCGAGTTGGAACGTCTAACTCGTGTATTTACTCAGAAGATTCATGACCTCATTGGCATACATACTGACATTCCAGCACCAGATATGGGCACAAACGCACAG ACTATGGCCTGGATTTTGGATGAGTACTCTAAGTTTCATGGTCACTCGCCAGCTGTTGTGACGGGGAAGCCATTA GACCTTGGTGGTTCCCTCGGTAGAGATGCTGCAACCGGGCGCGGTGTGGTTTTTGCCACAGAAGCTTTGCTTGCTGAACATGgaatgaaaatcaaagatttGACATTTGTTATTCAG GGATTTGGTAATGTTGGATCTTGGGCAGCAAGACTTATCCATGAAAGAGGAGGAAAAGTTGTTGCAGTGAGTGATATCACTGGTGCCGTAACGAATCCAAATGGGATTGATGTACCTGAGCTGATTATTCACAAAGAAAAGACCAATAGTCTAGTAAATTTTCAAGGTGCAGATGGCATGGATCCAAACGAACTTCTAGTTCATGAATGTGATGTTCTTATCCCATGTGCTTTAGGTGGAGTTTTGAACAG GGAAAATGCTGCTGGTGTGAGAGCAAAGTTCATAGTAGAGGCAGCTAATCATCCTACTGATCCAGAAGCAGATGAG ATCCTATCTAAGAAAGGAGTCTTAATACTCCCTGACATTTACGCAAATGCCGGAGGTGTCACCGTTAGCTATTTTGAGTGGGTTCAG AACATTCAAGGGTTCATGTGGGATGAAGAGAAGGTGAACAAAGAGCTTCAAAGGTACATGACAAGAGCTTTTTATAATATCAAGAGCATGTGCAAATCACATGATTGCAGTCTTCGTATGGGTGCTTTCACTCTAGGTGTCAACCGTGTGGCACGTGCTACTCTCTTGAGGGGTTGGGAGGCCTAG
- the LOC101214563 gene encoding pentatricopeptide repeat-containing protein At1g26900, mitochondrial, with amino-acid sequence MSLAPSLFSRQHLNSSSKNLYFAISSDQAKLLSLLESCNGTSKISQIHCYMVKTALDLDPFTLSKLLASAILDIKYAASIFREIRNPNLFMFNTMLRGYSNSNDSKQAFVIFNDLRNQDFLPDRFSFITTLKACARELAIHVGKGIHGIVHKSGHGLFNDVNNILLHFYGACEQIKDAHKLFDEISQRNDLVSWNTLMDGYLRASQPIVVLDTFRQMCRRGLIANTGTLLSVASAVGDVGNTMDGRSLYGHCIKLGLGSNLRVVTCLIDMYGKFGDLDEAGTIFNEVAEKDVIVWNCLIDNYAKNGLIKKAVASLHLMKLEGMKPNSSTLAGLISACATSGAVSTGKYLANYADNEGLDLDVVLGTTLIGMYAKFGFLDKAIDIFDKMKNKDVKTWTAMITGYGDHGQTRKVMETLYRMEEEGFRPNEITFLAVLNAYSHGGIVAEGMKCFKRMVYEYGITPKIEHYGCIIDLLGRAGLLEEAHKLIKSLPSTKGDITGWRTLLAACRVYGDVELGETVKRKLVDLNDEHPADSMLLSSTYAIAGRLSDYTQYQLRKEGNKVKEANGSSQVQIEKAIKEAGCSVIEMESLY; translated from the coding sequence ATGAGCTTAGCTCCTTCCCTGTTCTCGCGGCAGCATTTAAACTCTTCCTCCAAAAATCTTTACTTTGCTATATCTTCAGACCAAGCAAAACTACTTTCTCTATTGGAATCCTGCAATGGGACTTCAAAAATCTCCCAAATCCACTGCTACATGGTCAAGACTGCTCTTGATCTCGACCCTTTTACATTGAGCAAACTTCTTGCTTCTGCCATATTAGATATCAAGTATGCAGCTTCCATTTTCAGGGAGATACGAAACCCAAATCTCTTTATGTTCAATACTATGCTACGAGGCTATTCTAATAGCAATGATTCAAAACAagcttttgttattttcaacGACCTTAGGAATCAGGACTTTTTGCCTGATCggttttcttttataacaaCTCTTAAAGCTTGTGCTCGTGAATTGGCAATTCATGTTGGAAAGGGAATTCATGGGATTGTTCATAAATCTGGGCATGGTTTATTCAATGATGTTAACAATATACTTCTACATTTTTACGGTGCTTGTGAGCAAATTAAAGATGCCCATAAActgtttgatgaaatttcTCAAAGAAATGATTTGGTTTCATGGAACACTTTGATGGATGGTTATCTTCGTGCATCTCAGCCCATTGTTGTTTTAGATACTTTTAGACAAATGTGTAGGAGAGGTTTGATAGCCAATACGGGTACACTTTTATCTGTTGCATCTGCTGTGGGTGATGTTGGCAATACCATGGACGGAAGGTCTCTTTACGGACATTGTATCAAGTTGGGTTTAGGTTCTAATCTCCGTGTAGTTACATGTTTGATTGATATGTATGGAAAGTTTGGTGATTTGGACGAAGCAGGAACGATTTTTAATGAAGTTGCTGAGAAAGATGTTATTGTGTGGAACTGTTTGATAGATAACTATGCTAAAAACGGGTTGATAAAAAAAGCAGTAGCTTCATTACATCTCATGAAACTTGAAGGAATGAAACCCAATTCATCCACATTGGCAGGCTTAATCTCAGCTTGTGCTACCTCTGGTGCTGTCAGTACAGGTAAATACCTTGCCAATTATGCAGATAATGAAGGATTGGATCTAGATGTCGTTCTTGGAACGACTCTAATTGGTATGTATGCTAAATTTGGGTTCCTAGACAAGGCGATTGACATTTTTGATAAGATGAAGAATAAGGATGTAAAAACTTGGACGGCAATGATAACTGGTTACGGAGATCATGGGCAGACAAGGAAGGTTATGGAAACTTTGTATAGGATGGAGGAGGAGGGTTTTCGGCCAAATGAGATAACATTCTTGGCAGTCTTGAATGCTTATAGTCATGGAGGCATAGTGGCAGAGGGGATGAAATGTTTCAAAAGAATGGTGTATGAATATGGGATAACACCAAAGATTGAGCACTATGGATGTATTATTGATCTTCTTGGTCGTGCAGGGTTGTTGGAGGAAGCTCATAAGCTAATAAAGAGCTTGCCTTCGACGAAGGGTGATATTACCGGATGGCGTACACTGCTGGCAGCTTGTAGGGTTTATGGAGATGTTGAATTGGGAGAGACTGTGAAGAGGAAGCTGGTTGATTTAAATGATGAACACCCCGCGGATTCAATGCTGCTTTCTAGCACTTATGCCATTGCTGGGAGGTTGTCTGATTATACACAATATCAACTAAGGAAGGAAGGAAACAAAGTGAAAGAAGCAAATGGATCATCTCAAGTGCAGATTGAGAAAGCAATAAAGGAAGCTGGTTGTAGTGTGATTGAGATGGAGAGTTTGTATTAG